A DNA window from Fuerstiella sp. contains the following coding sequences:
- a CDS encoding PSD1 and planctomycete cytochrome C domain-containing protein, whose translation MALTFALCVQHHTLSVASESPTFSRDIQPLLAKHCIVCHGPNMAEGGLRLDVAEQARAELESGSRAVIPGNLESSELLRRVTAADASERMPPEGDPLSDDDIEKLRRWIQDGAGYEQHWAYQPVKRTVPPQVTHPDWIRNPVDQFVLARLEANGVTPSPEAKPATLIRRLFYDLVGLPPTPEEVDAFVTDESSDAWEALVDRLLESDHFGERWGRHWLDKARYADSDGYEKDRSRPNAWRYRDWVIEAINRDMPFDQFTIEQLAGDLLPDATAMQKLATAFHRQTLTNTEGGTDQEQFRIEATFDRTETTSTVWMALTMTCARCHTHKYDQITQREYYELFAFFNNADESSIDVGRSHSDMAKYRRDKAAHDHEMSALTAQYEHAKASLKPQIAKWTDDISARIKMELSQTPTRNHLNLVDAKTSGSTKLVLQEDGSLLASGQVPDKDRYTLVFELPVEPVTGIRVETLVHDSLPGTGPGSASDGNFVLSQLRAYISSEKDFNSRTELQFATADSDFSQDGFSAESSVSSAEKSGWAVFPQIGSAHQITAYTVQPVRTDGAKYLQVVLDQQYGDQHVIGRLRVSTVSEFNPVRALPRAVADAVRQESAARTEQQRKVIAAHVALISPVTVRVADAIAELKTQTPKAPLLPVRVIAPAARVTKTLHRGDFLQPGDDVTANTLSVISGSHSLQPRKSDDSADRLDLARWLVSPNHPLTARVTVNQIWSHLFGRGIVPSQNDFGVRGELPTHPQLLDWLAWHFSRDMNWSRKTLIRTILMSSTWRQSSHYREELRNIDPANRLLAQQNRFRVEAEVVRDLHLAVSGLLSPQIGGPSVFPPLPSGVAELSYANRFKWKTSEGNDGHRRGMYTFFKRTAPHPTLISFDCPDSNTSRLQRESSNTPLQALITLNNEVYAEAAQALVRRIFEEAGDGDRKQLMRAMRLCIARIPEDPELDRFAEFLSTSREYYRVHLDDAKLLTEKHPVKQLEPEENAAWVATVRMILNLDEFIVRD comes from the coding sequence ATGGCTCTGACATTTGCGTTATGCGTGCAGCATCATACGCTGAGTGTTGCCAGTGAATCTCCCACGTTCAGTCGTGACATTCAACCACTGCTTGCAAAGCACTGCATCGTTTGCCACGGTCCCAACATGGCAGAGGGGGGCCTGCGGCTGGATGTCGCTGAACAGGCCCGGGCAGAGCTTGAGTCAGGGTCACGTGCCGTGATTCCCGGAAACCTGGAATCGAGTGAGTTGCTGCGTCGAGTCACAGCAGCCGATGCGTCGGAACGGATGCCGCCTGAGGGTGATCCACTGTCTGACGACGACATTGAAAAGCTCCGTCGGTGGATTCAGGATGGAGCCGGTTATGAACAGCACTGGGCCTATCAACCGGTCAAACGGACAGTGCCTCCCCAGGTGACGCATCCCGACTGGATTCGCAATCCCGTTGACCAGTTCGTGCTGGCCCGACTGGAAGCGAACGGAGTGACGCCGTCACCTGAAGCGAAACCGGCGACTTTGATCAGACGATTGTTTTACGACCTGGTTGGCCTTCCGCCAACACCGGAGGAAGTTGATGCTTTTGTGACAGATGAATCGTCAGACGCATGGGAGGCATTGGTAGACCGGCTGCTGGAATCCGACCATTTTGGTGAACGCTGGGGACGACACTGGCTGGATAAAGCCCGATATGCTGATTCAGACGGTTATGAAAAAGATCGCTCCCGACCCAACGCGTGGCGCTATCGCGACTGGGTGATCGAAGCCATCAATCGAGACATGCCGTTTGATCAGTTTACCATTGAGCAGCTTGCCGGTGACCTTCTGCCGGACGCGACTGCGATGCAGAAACTGGCCACTGCGTTTCACCGGCAGACACTGACCAACACTGAAGGCGGAACCGACCAGGAACAGTTTCGTATCGAAGCAACATTCGACCGCACAGAAACCACCAGTACAGTCTGGATGGCCCTGACAATGACCTGTGCACGCTGCCATACACACAAGTACGATCAAATCACACAGCGAGAATATTATGAGCTGTTCGCGTTTTTCAACAATGCCGACGAATCCAGCATTGATGTTGGCCGCAGCCATTCTGACATGGCGAAATATCGTCGAGACAAGGCAGCGCACGACCATGAAATGTCAGCATTAACCGCACAGTATGAACATGCAAAAGCATCTCTGAAACCGCAAATCGCGAAATGGACTGACGACATATCCGCCCGAATCAAAATGGAATTGTCGCAAACACCAACCCGTAACCATCTGAATCTGGTGGATGCAAAAACTTCCGGCAGTACAAAACTGGTGCTGCAGGAAGACGGTTCCCTGCTGGCATCCGGACAGGTACCGGACAAAGACAGGTATACGCTTGTATTTGAACTTCCGGTGGAACCGGTTACCGGGATTCGGGTAGAAACTCTGGTTCATGATTCGCTCCCGGGAACAGGACCTGGCAGCGCTTCCGACGGAAATTTTGTGCTGAGTCAGCTGCGGGCGTACATTAGTTCAGAGAAAGACTTCAACAGTCGGACAGAGCTGCAGTTCGCAACGGCCGATTCTGACTTTTCTCAGGATGGATTTTCAGCAGAGTCTTCAGTTTCCTCCGCAGAGAAGTCCGGGTGGGCAGTCTTTCCGCAAATCGGCAGTGCTCACCAGATCACCGCGTACACCGTGCAGCCGGTTCGGACCGACGGTGCGAAGTATCTGCAGGTCGTACTGGATCAGCAATATGGCGATCAGCACGTGATCGGTCGTCTTCGAGTCAGCACGGTCTCGGAATTCAACCCCGTTCGTGCTTTGCCGAGAGCGGTTGCCGACGCCGTCCGGCAAGAATCAGCAGCCAGAACAGAGCAGCAGCGGAAGGTCATTGCAGCACATGTTGCACTGATTTCTCCGGTTACCGTGCGGGTTGCTGATGCAATTGCAGAGTTGAAAACCCAAACGCCAAAGGCTCCTCTGTTGCCGGTCCGTGTGATCGCCCCGGCAGCACGTGTAACAAAAACCCTTCATCGAGGGGACTTCCTTCAGCCCGGAGACGATGTGACGGCAAACACGTTGTCGGTTATCAGTGGCAGCCATTCGCTTCAGCCTCGAAAATCTGATGATTCCGCTGATCGACTGGATCTGGCCCGGTGGCTTGTCAGTCCCAACCATCCGCTGACGGCTCGAGTGACGGTCAATCAGATCTGGTCGCATCTGTTCGGTCGCGGCATTGTACCGTCGCAAAATGACTTTGGAGTTCGTGGTGAGCTGCCAACGCATCCCCAACTGCTTGACTGGCTGGCATGGCATTTTTCACGCGATATGAACTGGAGTCGCAAGACGCTGATCAGAACGATATTGATGAGTTCCACATGGCGGCAATCCTCTCATTATCGAGAGGAACTCCGCAACATCGATCCTGCAAACCGGTTGCTTGCACAGCAAAACCGGTTTCGAGTGGAAGCCGAAGTTGTTCGTGATCTGCATCTTGCGGTGAGTGGTCTGCTGAGTCCTCAAATTGGTGGTCCCAGCGTCTTTCCGCCACTGCCGTCCGGAGTGGCAGAGCTGAGTTACGCCAACAGGTTCAAATGGAAAACCAGTGAAGGTAACGACGGCCATCGCCGCGGGATGTATACATTTTTCAAACGAACGGCCCCGCATCCGACTTTAATCAGTTTCGACTGTCCGGATTCAAACACAAGCCGCCTGCAGCGTGAATCCAGCAATACGCCCCTGCAGGCCCTGATCACTCTGAACAATGAAGTTTACGCCGAGGCCGCTCAGGCGCTTGTTCGACGAATTTTCGAGGAGGCGGGTGACGGCGACCGAAAGCAGCTGATGCGGGCCATGAGATTATGCATCGCACGTATACCGGAAGATCCCGAACTGGATCGATTTGCAGAATTTCTGTCGACGTCTCGTGAGTATTATCGCGTTCACCTGGATGATGCGAAGTTGTTGACAGAAAAGCATCCGGTTAAACAGCTTGAACCTGAAGAAAATGCGGCCTGGGTAGCCACTGTAAGAATGATTTTGAACCTGGACGAATTCATTGTCAGAGACTGA
- a CDS encoding DUF1501 domain-containing protein, with amino-acid sequence MQQQSDLAKYADRTRREFLNTTASGLGMAALGSMLSQDGLMPAATAAEDGNPLAPAEPHFDAKAKACIFIFMAGAPSQIDLFDDKPVLRKRHAQPLPDSFLEKVRFAFIKKKTALLQGSPYRFHRHGECGMSLSELLPHVGSVADDLLLIRSLHTDEFNHHPGQLMMQCGRGTFGLPSMGSWLTYGLGSESQNLPGYVVLNSGRGSSGGATLWQSGFLPSSYAGVLFRNQGEPILNLSSPAGIPSQLQRKGIDALRAVNERRFAEVRDPEIAARIASYELAYRMQTAAPELIDLAGESKATIDAYGVDRPEQKIVKARGKQGNTYQSFARNCLLARRMVERGVRFINIIYASWDHHTNIPKELPYNAGCVDQPIAALISDLKQRGMLDSTMVVWGSEFGRTPLGENRKGKRDVGTGRDHHPYSFSMLMAGGGIQGGQVYGASDDIGWHATENRVHVNDLHATMLHQFGLDHLKLTHRFQGRDFRLTDVGGDVVQDWLV; translated from the coding sequence ATGCAACAACAATCCGATCTTGCGAAATACGCGGACAGAACCCGTCGCGAATTTCTTAATACGACGGCAAGCGGTCTGGGGATGGCTGCACTGGGATCCATGCTGTCGCAGGATGGTCTGATGCCGGCTGCCACTGCGGCGGAGGATGGGAATCCTCTGGCTCCGGCGGAGCCTCATTTCGATGCGAAAGCCAAAGCCTGCATTTTTATCTTCATGGCCGGCGCACCGTCACAAATCGATTTGTTCGACGACAAACCCGTGTTGCGAAAGCGGCACGCGCAACCGTTGCCGGATTCATTTCTTGAGAAAGTTCGTTTTGCGTTCATCAAAAAAAAGACCGCACTGTTACAGGGATCCCCTTATCGATTTCATCGGCATGGTGAATGTGGAATGTCACTGAGCGAACTGCTTCCGCATGTTGGATCCGTCGCGGATGACCTGCTGCTGATTCGTTCGCTGCATACAGATGAATTCAATCACCATCCAGGCCAGCTGATGATGCAGTGTGGCCGAGGTACATTCGGACTGCCGTCGATGGGTTCCTGGCTGACTTACGGTCTCGGCAGCGAATCGCAGAACCTGCCAGGATATGTCGTGCTGAACAGCGGCAGAGGATCTTCCGGCGGTGCCACGCTTTGGCAGTCAGGATTCCTGCCCTCTTCATATGCGGGAGTGCTGTTTCGCAATCAGGGAGAGCCGATTCTCAACCTGTCCAGCCCTGCCGGTATTCCGTCTCAGCTGCAAAGAAAGGGCATCGATGCACTGCGGGCTGTCAATGAACGACGCTTTGCTGAGGTTCGGGATCCGGAGATTGCAGCGAGAATCGCTTCCTATGAACTGGCGTATCGTATGCAGACAGCGGCACCGGAGCTGATCGACCTTGCGGGTGAATCCAAAGCCACGATTGATGCCTACGGTGTGGATCGTCCTGAACAGAAAATAGTGAAAGCTCGTGGTAAACAGGGGAATACTTATCAGAGCTTTGCTCGAAACTGTCTGCTGGCACGCCGCATGGTCGAACGCGGCGTCCGTTTTATCAACATTATCTACGCTTCATGGGACCATCATACCAACATTCCCAAAGAGCTTCCGTACAACGCGGGCTGCGTTGACCAGCCCATTGCAGCACTGATCAGTGACCTCAAGCAGCGAGGTATGCTGGATTCCACAATGGTCGTGTGGGGATCCGAATTTGGTCGCACGCCGTTAGGCGAAAACCGTAAGGGTAAGCGGGATGTTGGTACAGGGAGGGATCATCATCCGTATTCGTTCAGCATGCTGATGGCGGGTGGTGGAATTCAGGGAGGTCAGGTTTACGGAGCGTCGGATGATATCGGCTGGCACGCCACCGAAAACAGAGTCCATGTCAACGATCTACACGCTACAATGCTGCACCAGTTTGGACTGGATCATTTAAAGCTCACTCATCGCTTCCAGGGTCGCGATTTTCGGCTGACCGATGTCGGCGGAGACGTCGTTCAGGACTGGCTCGTGTAA
- a CDS encoding peroxiredoxin family protein gives MRQRIRSSVCVPVALFVLSSTALCQTGGARFDRKIPKVGEPLPNITILDADGNDFYLRGLKDNYTVLVFGCLT, from the coding sequence ATGAGACAACGAATCAGGAGTTCTGTATGTGTACCTGTGGCCCTGTTCGTCCTCAGTTCAACTGCACTGTGCCAGACAGGCGGCGCACGATTCGACCGAAAAATACCCAAGGTCGGTGAGCCGTTACCAAACATCACGATCCTTGACGCTGACGGAAATGACTTTTACCTGCGCGGTTTAAAAGACAACTACACCGTACTGGTATTTGGTTGCCTGACCTGA
- a CDS encoding RNA polymerase subunit sigma, whose amino-acid sequence MTGYTVHTGASKKFVTGWDKIFSDGKPTTGKKTSSRTTSRKKKAAKKKSTKKKQAAAGSSVKKHSGTKKQVAKKKTATKTSVSGKSTTVRKSATNRKTKKASTKNRRRS is encoded by the coding sequence ATGACTGGGTACACCGTTCATACCGGGGCCTCAAAAAAATTCGTTACCGGCTGGGATAAAATTTTCTCTGACGGAAAGCCCACGACAGGAAAGAAAACATCCTCCAGGACGACTTCGCGAAAGAAGAAGGCGGCAAAGAAAAAATCCACCAAAAAGAAGCAGGCTGCTGCCGGGTCTTCCGTTAAGAAACATTCGGGAACGAAGAAACAGGTTGCCAAAAAGAAAACAGCTACAAAAACTTCAGTGTCTGGTAAGTCAACCACGGTTCGCAAATCGGCAACAAACCGAAAAACGAAGAAAGCGTCCACAAAAAACAGACGACGTTCTTAG
- a CDS encoding site-specific DNA-methyltransferase — translation MKTDRLILGDCIQTLNSLDAGWADLAIADPPYNIGYKYDVYVDRLEDDEYLEWTRAWILATVRSLKPDGTFWIAIGDEYAAEVKRVAESCGLHMRNWVIWYYTFGVHCTTKFTRSHTHLLYFVKDPKRFTFNADEIRVPSARQLVYNDKRANSVGRVPDNTWVLRPQDIGDGGFLPDHDTMYVPRIAGTFKERAQFHGCQLPEQLLGRIVRACSDPEEIVIDPFSGTGSTLVTAKKLGRHWLGVELSEDYGQFSCDRLDEVRTGDPLNGGEEPTTSAPRTTIDRQKNLRRPQGIDETTLIDAFVKLKGSPTIDRMVADPFLNAEFIDNCSTRQIPGRPADWCRVLMNLRRSGNYPELKRQGGSRDRMDWKNADAFEFACEMGLRRMLDEGYRSLDDVLCDPEAAMRFDRYCRAVCPGRTSFEYRWVAMKLRKSVDQWGSTSAGDSPLDQAESLDIIRCPPGPCVYVVLARNELPAFVGFTHNMEERLEATKLALDGIRDWIPNNGEWLIRTSEVRPDEGRSRQRAFVNDLRPRLNFLVKNSSS, via the coding sequence GTGAAGACAGACCGGCTTATTTTGGGTGACTGTATTCAGACGCTGAACAGCTTGGACGCGGGCTGGGCAGATTTGGCGATTGCAGATCCGCCATACAATATTGGTTACAAATATGACGTTTACGTTGACCGACTGGAAGATGACGAGTATCTGGAGTGGACCAGAGCCTGGATTTTGGCGACGGTTCGTTCGCTAAAACCCGACGGCACGTTCTGGATTGCCATCGGCGATGAGTATGCGGCAGAGGTGAAACGTGTTGCCGAAAGTTGCGGGCTGCATATGCGCAACTGGGTGATCTGGTATTACACATTCGGCGTTCACTGCACTACGAAGTTCACACGATCGCACACGCACCTCCTGTATTTCGTGAAGGATCCGAAACGTTTCACATTTAACGCTGATGAGATCCGCGTTCCGTCTGCCCGGCAGCTTGTTTACAACGATAAGCGAGCCAACAGCGTGGGCCGAGTTCCCGACAATACCTGGGTACTGCGGCCACAGGACATTGGCGACGGCGGATTCCTGCCCGATCATGACACTATGTACGTGCCTCGAATTGCGGGCACATTTAAGGAACGCGCTCAGTTTCATGGTTGCCAGCTTCCGGAGCAGTTGCTGGGACGAATTGTTCGTGCCTGTTCAGATCCTGAGGAGATCGTCATCGATCCGTTTTCCGGAACCGGCAGTACGCTGGTGACTGCGAAGAAGCTGGGACGACACTGGCTTGGTGTAGAGTTGTCGGAGGATTACGGGCAGTTCTCCTGTGATCGGTTAGATGAAGTTCGGACAGGTGACCCGCTGAATGGCGGTGAAGAGCCAACAACAAGTGCACCACGAACAACAATCGATCGTCAAAAGAATCTCCGGCGACCTCAGGGAATCGACGAGACGACGCTGATCGATGCATTTGTGAAATTGAAGGGAAGTCCAACCATTGATCGCATGGTGGCTGATCCGTTTTTGAATGCGGAATTCATTGACAACTGCAGCACGAGACAGATTCCAGGCAGACCCGCAGACTGGTGCCGCGTTCTGATGAACCTGCGCCGAAGCGGAAACTATCCTGAGCTCAAAAGACAGGGTGGTTCGAGGGACCGCATGGACTGGAAGAATGCAGACGCATTTGAATTTGCGTGTGAGATGGGTCTGAGAAGAATGCTGGATGAGGGTTATCGGAGTCTGGATGATGTTTTATGTGATCCGGAAGCCGCAATGCGATTCGATCGATACTGCCGGGCTGTCTGTCCAGGCCGAACGTCATTTGAGTACCGTTGGGTCGCGATGAAGCTGCGTAAATCGGTTGACCAGTGGGGCAGTACGTCGGCAGGTGACAGTCCACTCGATCAGGCAGAGTCTCTCGACATAATCCGCTGTCCTCCCGGTCCCTGCGTGTACGTCGTACTTGCCCGGAACGAATTGCCGGCATTTGTGGGTTTCACTCATAATATGGAAGAGCGTCTGGAGGCAACGAAGCTGGCGCTTGACGGAATTCGTGACTGGATTCCGAACAACGGTGAATGGCTGATCAGAACATCCGAAGTTCGGCCGGACGAAGGACGTAGCAGGCAACGGGCCTTTGTGAACGACCTTCGACCACGACTGAATTTCCTCGTAAAAAATTCTTCATCATGA
- a CDS encoding bile acid:sodium symporter family protein, whose protein sequence is MSTSKSLPKLFLGASAMLFAGAGLQIVFDGGKQDFLLAAWVVGGMGCLAIAANRHAKFRGFAFSLWVMTLVAAAMFRPELFQKWGTFDQKTLIVPLIQIIMFGMGATLCVADFTRVLTVPRAVGIGMLLQFTIMPLTGAGLAMVFGFPPEVAAGVVLIGSCPGGVASNVMVYLSRGDVALSVTMTACSTLVSPVLTPLAMKLLAGQYIEIEFTTMLVAILKMIIAPIVLGLIANKLLTRYSLLGPKMERTLSLIAMVSICYIIAIITSISREQLMSVGLLLIVVAVAHNAIGYLLGYWCAYFTGLDETTRRTVAIEVGLQNGGMASGLAVNVLKSSNAALASAIFGPWMNISGSILASWWRGRPVKDNRPSEVETLPPKHQHD, encoded by the coding sequence ATGTCGACATCGAAGTCACTGCCAAAATTATTCCTGGGCGCCAGTGCGATGTTATTCGCCGGCGCGGGGTTGCAGATCGTATTTGACGGCGGCAAGCAGGATTTCCTGCTGGCCGCCTGGGTTGTCGGCGGTATGGGATGTCTGGCGATTGCCGCGAATCGGCACGCCAAGTTCCGGGGATTCGCCTTCAGCCTGTGGGTCATGACGCTGGTTGCTGCGGCGATGTTCCGTCCCGAACTGTTTCAAAAATGGGGCACGTTCGATCAGAAAACTCTCATCGTCCCGCTGATTCAGATCATTATGTTCGGGATGGGGGCAACACTGTGTGTTGCGGATTTTACCCGGGTGCTGACAGTTCCACGTGCGGTGGGTATCGGCATGCTGCTTCAGTTCACCATTATGCCGCTTACAGGTGCCGGTCTTGCTATGGTGTTCGGGTTTCCGCCCGAGGTTGCAGCCGGCGTCGTATTGATCGGTTCCTGCCCGGGTGGTGTGGCATCCAACGTCATGGTTTATCTTTCTCGTGGTGATGTTGCACTTTCCGTGACCATGACGGCATGCTCCACACTGGTGTCTCCGGTTCTGACCCCGCTGGCGATGAAACTGCTGGCTGGCCAGTACATCGAGATCGAATTCACAACCATGTTGGTGGCAATCCTGAAAATGATTATTGCACCAATCGTTTTGGGCCTGATTGCCAACAAGCTGTTGACTCGTTATTCGCTTCTTGGACCAAAGATGGAACGGACGCTGTCGCTGATTGCCATGGTCTCAATCTGCTACATCATTGCGATTATTACGTCTATCTCCCGTGAGCAGCTGATGAGCGTTGGATTGCTGCTGATTGTCGTGGCTGTAGCACACAATGCCATTGGATATCTTCTCGGATACTGGTGTGCATACTTCACCGGTCTGGATGAAACGACTCGCCGAACCGTGGCAATTGAGGTGGGGCTGCAAAATGGTGGCATGGCGTCAGGACTGGCAGTTAATGTACTTAAGAGCAGCAATGCCGCACTGGCATCGGCGATCTTTGGTCCGTGGATGAATATATCGGGTTCCATTTTAGCATCCTGGTGGAGAGGTCGGCCGGTTAAAGACAACCGTCCATCCGAGGTAGAAACGCTGCCACCAAAACATCAGCATGACTGA
- a CDS encoding SPFH domain-containing protein: MGLFDKLRAELIDIVEWVDDSRHTLVWRFPRYNNQIKNGAQLIVRPGQIAVFVHRGEIADVFEPGHYELITDNLPILSTLAGWKYGFDSPFKAEVYFVSTRQITDLKWGTPNPIMLRDPEFGPIRIRAFGTYALKAVDARALLKELVGTDSAVDTDEVTELLRSMIISTFAEQIGSSNIAALDLASKYQEFGETLRQAVQEKVDDEYGLEIPQLFVVNISLPEAVEKALDTRTSMGVIGDMNQFQQYQMGQAMTAAAENPSGGGAAEGMGLGLGFAMAGRMMQPGMSGTAPGMAPPLPPAAALWHVAVDGQTRGPFSIQQMGAGMSSGEITAETLVWSDGMTGWQPAGNVPQLSTSFQASPPPPPPASS, translated from the coding sequence ATGGGACTGTTTGACAAACTTCGCGCTGAATTGATTGATATCGTCGAATGGGTAGACGATTCCCGGCATACACTGGTCTGGAGATTTCCCCGATATAACAACCAGATTAAGAATGGAGCGCAGCTGATTGTTCGTCCAGGACAGATCGCGGTTTTTGTACATCGTGGCGAAATTGCCGATGTCTTCGAACCGGGGCACTACGAACTTATAACAGACAACCTGCCGATTCTGAGTACGCTGGCCGGCTGGAAGTATGGTTTTGACAGCCCTTTTAAGGCAGAGGTCTACTTTGTCAGTACCAGACAAATCACGGATCTCAAATGGGGCACGCCCAACCCCATCATGCTGCGAGATCCTGAATTTGGACCGATTCGAATTCGCGCATTTGGAACCTATGCACTGAAGGCCGTTGATGCACGTGCACTCCTTAAAGAACTTGTTGGAACCGATAGCGCTGTTGACACGGACGAAGTCACCGAATTGCTGAGGTCCATGATTATCAGTACGTTCGCAGAACAGATTGGATCCTCTAATATTGCTGCGCTGGACCTGGCAAGTAAGTATCAGGAATTCGGTGAAACACTCCGCCAGGCCGTTCAGGAAAAGGTCGATGACGAATACGGTCTGGAGATTCCTCAACTGTTCGTCGTCAATATTTCTCTGCCGGAGGCAGTGGAAAAAGCACTGGATACACGAACGAGCATGGGAGTGATTGGTGACATGAATCAGTTCCAGCAGTACCAAATGGGACAGGCTATGACGGCTGCTGCTGAAAACCCTTCGGGTGGTGGTGCTGCCGAAGGTATGGGGCTGGGCCTTGGGTTTGCGATGGCCGGACGGATGATGCAGCCAGGTATGTCAGGCACTGCTCCGGGAATGGCTCCTCCTCTTCCTCCGGCTGCAGCTCTCTGGCATGTTGCTGTGGATGGCCAGACTCGCGGACCGTTTTCCATACAGCAAATGGGAGCCGGAATGTCATCGGGTGAGATCACTGCGGAGACGTTGGTCTGGTCAGACGGCATGACCGGGTGGCAACCGGCTGGAAATGTGCCGCAGTTGTCGACCTCGTTCCAGGCTTCTCCCCCGCCCCCTCCTCCTGCGAGTTCTTAG